The Betaproteobacteria bacterium genome contains the following window.
CGCGTTTGCACGAACACATCCAGTGGTCAGCGCTAGTCGACACCCGCGTCGAGGACGGGCGGCCGTCGCAGTCGAGTTTCCGCGGCGGCGATGCCTACCAACTACATGGTCGCTCTTTCGCCGTCCTGCATGCGACGACCCGCAGACGATTCCTGCCGAGCCTTTTCGGTCGCAGCAGCTAGGGCCGCTTCACACGGCAAGATCGACCCACACGACGTGGTGGTCCGACGCCTGCAGGCGCTCGCTCGTGACGCTGTCGAACGACTTCCAGCGCCGCCCGGCGTAGTAGCCGCGCCGCTCGATGCCGGCGTGCCTGGCGATGGCCGCAACCGCGGGCGACATGAACAGATAGTCGAGCTGCTGCCTACCGTCCTCGTACGTGCCGAGCCGCTTGCCTGACGGGTCGATGTCGTTCGCGAACCGGGCCACCGCGTCCTTGAGATCGGGATGACTCACCAGCGGGGCGAGGCCCTGGGAGGCCGGCGTGTCGTTCAGGTCTCCGGCAATGATGATGTGCGTGAAGCCCTGCTGCGTGCGGTCGTCGAAGATCTCCTTCACGCGACTCGACTGCGGCAGCCGGCGGCGCAGGCCGTCGTGATCGCTGCCCTGGCTCGTGAAATGGTTGGCCATCACCAGCAAAGGTTTGGCGAGACCCGGCATCTCGACAAAGTACTCGGCGCAGTCGCGTGCGAACACGGGCGGCGCACCGGGAACATCGAAGATGTGCGTGCTCAAGTCAAAGATGGGATGCCGTGACAGCACCGCGACG
Protein-coding sequences here:
- a CDS encoding endonuclease/exonuclease/phosphatase family protein, encoding ALKQFHDALLAPILSRTGRTPYPYILLLDGNDPRGIDVAVLSRHPIFDLSTHIFDVPGAPPVFARDCAEYFVEMPGLAKPLLVMANHFTSQGSDHDGLRRRLPQSSRVKEIFDDRTQQGFTHIIIAGDLNDTPASQGLAPLVSHPDLKDAVARFANDIDPSGKRLGTYEDGRQQLDYLFMSPAVAAIARHAGIERRGYYAGRRWKSFDSVTSERLQASDHHVVWVDLAV